The following are encoded in a window of Caretta caretta isolate rCarCar2 chromosome 19, rCarCar1.hap1, whole genome shotgun sequence genomic DNA:
- the POU3F1 gene encoding POU domain, class 3, transcription factor 1, protein MAAAAQYLPRSSPLLPPDSGRMHQGTTYREVQKMMHHEYLQGLASGSGHPVSLGHPQWLPSAGSDWGSGSHLGQAEHGKGGVQGAGREELPGAFHPRSHLVHQQAPGGHPGAWAQGSGHHLAPMSPTSGSHQPLLYSQSAYPNLNGMLGPPAPALHHGLRDPLGHEEAAGLHDPQLEASPQHLGHPQEHSDEDAPSSDDLEQFAKQFKQRRIKLGFTQADVGLALGTLYGNVFSQTTICRFEALQLSFKNMCKLKPLLNKWLEETDSSTGSPTNLDKIAAQGRKRKKRTSIEVGVKGALENHFLKCPKPSAHEITSLADSLQLEKEVVRVWFCNRRQKEKRMTPAGVPHPPMEDVYAQAETSPLHHPLQSSVQ, encoded by the coding sequence ATGGCCGCCGCAGCCCAGTACCTGCCCCGCAGCAGCCCGCTGCTGCCCCCCGACTCGGGCCGCATGCACCAGGGCACGACCTACCGCGAGGTGCAGAAGATGATGCACCACGAGTACCTGCAGGGCCTGGCCAGCGGCTCCGGCCACCCCGTGAGCCTCGGCCACCCCCAGTGGCTGCCCAGCGCCGGCTCCGACTGGGGCAGCGGCTCCCACCTGGGCCAGGCCGAGCACGGCAAGGGCGGCGTGCAGGGGGCGGGCCGCGAGGAGCTGCCCGGCGCCTTCCACCCCCGCTCCCACCTGGTGCACCAGCAGGCGCCCGGCGGCCACCCGGGCGCCTGGGCGCAGGGCAGCGGGCACCACCTGGCGCCCATGTCCCCCACGTCCGGCAGCCACCAGCCGCTGCTCTACTCGCAGTCCGCCTACCCCAACCTGAACGGCATGCTGGGCCCCCCGGCGCCGGCCCTGCACCACGGCCTGCGGGACCCCCTGGGCCACGAGGAGGCGGCCGGGCTGCACGACCCCCAGCTGGAGGCCTCCCCGCAGCACCTGGGCCACCCGCAGGAGCACTCGGACGAGGACGCGCCCAGCTCCGACGACCTGGAGCAGTTCGCCAAGCAGTTCAAGCAGCGGCGGATCAAGCTGGGCTTCACCCAGGCGGACGtgggcctggccctgggcaccctCTACGGCAACGTCTTCTCGCAGACCACGATCTGCCGGTTCGAGGCGCTGCAGCTCAGCTTCAAGAACATGTGCAAACTCAAGCCCCTGCTCAACAAATGGCTGGAGGAGACCGACTCCAGCACGGGCAGCCCCACCAACCTGGACAAGATCGCGGCGCAGGGCCGCAAGCGCAAGAAGCGCACCTCCATCGAGGTGGGCGTGAAGGGCGCCCTGGAGAACCACTTCCTCAAGTGCCCCAAGCCCTCGGCCCACGAGATCACCTCGCTGGCGGACAGtctgcagctggagaaggaggtggtgCGGGTCTGGTTCTGCAACCGGCGGCAGAAGGAGAAGCGCATGACGCCGGCCGGGGTCCCGCACCCGCCCATGGAGGATGTTTACGCGCAGGCGGAGACCTCGCCGCTGCACCACCCGCTCCAGAGCTCGGTGCAGTGA